In Rubripirellula tenax, the following are encoded in one genomic region:
- a CDS encoding 3-keto-disaccharide hydrolase: protein MMILWRITAILVCFSVSAWAEDPVAVVDDFESESLPLFDGESLAGWEGNAYWFRIEEDDLNGDAIVAGRLDEKIPHNEFLCTTQNYENFELRYEVKLVGEGKNAGVQFRSKRVSGTTEVSGYQADAGEAWDRPVWGALYDESRRRKMLAEGDKESVVKLVRRDGWNAMRVVCRDKHIEIYLNGEKTIDYTEDDDSIPTFGVIGLQIHSGPPTEAWYRNLRVRQF, encoded by the coding sequence ATGATGATTCTGTGGCGGATCACCGCGATCTTGGTGTGTTTCTCTGTGTCCGCTTGGGCGGAAGATCCGGTCGCGGTGGTCGACGACTTCGAGTCTGAGTCATTGCCCTTGTTCGATGGAGAATCGCTGGCGGGTTGGGAAGGCAATGCGTATTGGTTTCGCATCGAGGAAGACGACCTGAATGGCGATGCGATCGTGGCGGGTCGGCTGGACGAAAAGATTCCTCACAACGAATTCCTTTGCACCACTCAGAATTACGAAAACTTCGAACTTCGGTACGAGGTAAAGTTGGTCGGTGAAGGGAAGAACGCGGGGGTTCAATTCCGTTCGAAGCGAGTCAGTGGCACGACCGAAGTGTCGGGTTATCAAGCCGATGCCGGCGAGGCCTGGGATCGTCCCGTTTGGGGAGCCTTGTATGACGAGTCGCGTCGCAGGAAGATGTTGGCCGAAGGCGACAAGGAAAGCGTCGTCAAGCTGGTCCGTCGCGACGGTTGGAACGCGATGCGAGTCGTATGTCGCGACAAGCACATCGAAATCTACTTGAACGGCGAAAAGACGATCGATTACACCGAAGACGACGATTCCATTCCGACCTTCGGTGTGATCGGTTTGCAAATCCACAGTGGTCCGCCCACCGAGGCCTGGTACCGTAACCTTCGCGTGAGACAGTTTTGA
- the ilvD gene encoding dihydroxy-acid dehydratase, which translates to MNQSLNKYSSKITQPKSQGASQAMLYATGMTSEDMNKPQVGIASVWYEGNSCNMHLLDLAADVKQSVVDAGMVGMRFNTIGVSDGISMGTDGMSYSLQSRDLIADSIETIMAAQWYDAMIALPGCDKNMPGCLIAMGRLNRPAIMVYGGTIKPGICGGKKLDIVSAFQAYGEYVAGKITEEERAEIIRKSCPGAGACGGMYTANTMATAIEALGMSLPYSASIPAVDADKKQECERAGAAILELLKKDIKPRDIMTRAAFENAMVTVMALGGSTNAVLHLIAMARSVDVPLTIDDFQSVSDRIPFLADLKPSGQFVQEDLHSIGGTPAVMKYLLEKGLMDGSCMTCTGKTLAENVADLPGLKEGQTIIMPVEKPIKASGHIRILKGSLAPEGAVAKITGKEGLIFTGPARCFDSEEDMLHALEDKKIEKGDVVVIRYEGPKGGPGMPEMLTPTSAIMGAGLGSDVAMLTDGRFSGGSHGFIVGHITPEAQEGGPIGLLQDGDICTINAETNRLDVDVDEAEMAKRKSTWTAPPLKATRGTLYKYIKTVKSASEGCVTDE; encoded by the coding sequence ATGAATCAATCGCTCAACAAATACAGCAGCAAAATCACTCAGCCGAAAAGCCAAGGCGCATCCCAGGCGATGCTTTACGCCACCGGCATGACGTCCGAGGACATGAACAAGCCGCAAGTCGGCATCGCAAGCGTTTGGTACGAAGGCAACTCGTGCAACATGCACCTGTTGGACCTTGCCGCCGATGTCAAACAGTCGGTCGTCGACGCGGGCATGGTCGGGATGCGGTTCAATACGATTGGAGTATCGGACGGCATCTCGATGGGCACCGACGGGATGAGCTACAGCCTGCAATCGCGCGACCTGATCGCCGATTCGATCGAAACCATCATGGCGGCCCAGTGGTATGACGCGATGATCGCGTTGCCGGGATGTGACAAGAACATGCCGGGCTGCTTGATCGCGATGGGTCGGCTGAATCGCCCCGCCATCATGGTCTACGGCGGAACGATCAAGCCGGGAATCTGTGGCGGCAAAAAACTGGACATCGTTTCCGCGTTTCAAGCCTACGGCGAATACGTCGCCGGCAAGATTACCGAAGAAGAACGCGCCGAAATCATTCGCAAGAGTTGCCCAGGCGCCGGCGCTTGTGGCGGCATGTACACGGCCAACACGATGGCCACCGCGATCGAAGCGTTGGGCATGTCGCTGCCCTATTCGGCCAGCATCCCCGCCGTCGACGCGGACAAAAAACAAGAATGCGAACGGGCCGGTGCGGCGATTCTTGAACTGCTGAAGAAGGACATCAAGCCTCGCGACATCATGACCCGAGCGGCCTTCGAGAACGCGATGGTGACCGTCATGGCGCTCGGCGGCAGCACCAATGCCGTGCTTCACTTGATCGCGATGGCTCGATCGGTCGACGTCCCCCTGACGATCGATGACTTCCAATCGGTCAGCGATCGAATCCCCTTCCTGGCCGACTTGAAGCCCAGCGGCCAGTTCGTCCAAGAAGATCTTCATTCGATCGGCGGAACGCCCGCAGTGATGAAGTATCTGCTTGAAAAAGGCTTGATGGACGGTTCTTGCATGACCTGCACGGGCAAAACGCTGGCCGAGAACGTCGCCGACTTGCCGGGGCTAAAGGAGGGTCAAACGATTATCATGCCCGTCGAAAAGCCGATCAAGGCGAGCGGCCACATTCGTATCCTTAAAGGATCGTTGGCTCCCGAGGGCGCGGTCGCCAAAATCACGGGCAAAGAAGGCTTGATCTTCACGGGCCCCGCGAGATGCTTTGACAGCGAAGAAGACATGCTGCACGCCCTCGAGGACAAAAAGATCGAAAAGGGCGACGTCGTTGTCATCCGCTACGAAGGCCCCAAGGGTGGTCCGGGGATGCCCGAAATGTTAACACCCACCAGCGCGATCATGGGCGCCGGACTGGGCAGCGACGTGGCCATGCTGACCGACGGGCGGTTCAGCGGCGGCAGCCACGGGTTCATCGTCGGCCACATCACGCCCGAAGCCCAAGAAGGTGGTCCGATCGGTCTCCTGCAAGATGGTGACATCTGCACGATCAATGCGGAAACCAATCGCTTGGACGTCGACGTCGACGAAGCCGAAATGGCCAAACGTAAATCGACGTGGACGGCACCTCCACTGAAGGCGACTCGCGGAACGCTTTACAAGTACATCAAGACCGTCAAGAGTGCCAGCGAAGGCTGCGTCACGGACGAGTGA
- a CDS encoding ABC transporter permease, translating to MRPYIAVITDSFRAALSSRVLWVAFVAIWLLLAFLAPIGYREDFTTLFRGQDFHNGTRMKAMLAQGLVDPTAKEQPIGRIVAAMPDDLRRQLRRVGEGDEVRIRLTVLADALNELMKDQSWYDQEAWKSTLRLRELRELDEKLEGELDESLKLRRARLRIEAALPGVFESRSSRSMFLTYAGLDFPANLAVDKTQFTTLINQWVLPTIINWLLGFVLIFLGILVTASIVPDMLQPGSLHLLLSKPVSRSLLLISKFIGGCAFVLLCVTQLVLGLYLIAGTRLDVWNPRLLWCIPVSVFLFSVFYSVSTLAGLRWRSPILAIGVTTIFGAICLVTGVIGGLFDGLVKRPDRIQHLAMVGEQIFASTRGGGLVQYEAGKNQWKEIFESDAMNQDRIVPPIVLSDSSIATARVHGGRFNPFGSGSLDLLVLRESDDWVAEPSLRLPTATTWLYRSGDESVLALNTGDLLQTTQSRILGAIGERPAGKEIESDKDEDAPIEEVQSASWLSKLTNMMGSATEEFTSVLPERMAVTPPRGVVVSSDGMFLITLSRGRLTRLDAPADGGTTRRWTESVTHSLDGEASKRGVIALEGNVVLVTRQDEPVELFDATTLKTLGSFELPEGLIPVDAAGMGDGKRFAVVTSDGECRVVQPTGGQDGVIYQFSDTIGPGDVEAVELNRRDAAIYLSHHVDQIDILSADDLSVTRRIRPELSRWRWVDQMVITPLRTVIPQTGELGETIAAMVSGQSAIAINQQSEDEELVRYKIARPVFSCAAFIVVMLTISCVYFSTRDF from the coding sequence ATGCGTCCCTACATCGCAGTCATCACCGATTCATTCCGGGCGGCGCTCTCGTCGCGAGTGCTTTGGGTCGCCTTTGTCGCGATCTGGTTGCTGTTGGCCTTTTTGGCGCCGATCGGATATCGCGAAGACTTCACAACGCTGTTCCGTGGCCAAGACTTTCACAATGGCACGCGGATGAAAGCGATGCTGGCGCAAGGGTTGGTGGACCCGACCGCAAAGGAGCAACCGATCGGGCGGATCGTCGCGGCGATGCCGGACGATTTGCGCCGCCAACTCAGACGCGTCGGCGAGGGCGACGAGGTTCGCATTCGTTTGACGGTACTTGCTGATGCGCTCAACGAGTTGATGAAAGACCAATCTTGGTATGACCAAGAGGCATGGAAGTCGACGTTGCGGCTTCGTGAACTGCGCGAGCTCGACGAAAAACTCGAAGGCGAACTCGATGAATCGCTGAAGCTGCGACGGGCTCGGCTTCGGATCGAAGCGGCTTTGCCGGGTGTGTTCGAATCGCGTTCGTCTCGTTCGATGTTCTTGACCTATGCCGGTTTGGATTTTCCCGCCAACTTGGCTGTCGATAAGACCCAGTTTACGACGCTGATCAATCAATGGGTCTTGCCGACAATCATTAATTGGTTGTTGGGGTTCGTGTTGATTTTTTTGGGCATCTTGGTGACTGCGTCGATTGTTCCCGACATGCTTCAACCGGGGTCGTTGCATCTGTTGCTCAGCAAGCCCGTGTCGCGATCTTTGCTGTTGATCAGCAAGTTCATCGGCGGCTGTGCGTTCGTGCTGTTGTGCGTGACGCAATTGGTGCTGGGTTTGTACTTGATCGCCGGCACACGATTGGACGTTTGGAACCCACGATTGTTGTGGTGCATTCCGGTTTCGGTCTTCTTGTTTTCGGTCTTCTACAGCGTCTCCACACTGGCGGGGTTACGATGGCGATCGCCGATTTTAGCGATTGGCGTGACCACCATTTTTGGAGCGATTTGTTTGGTGACGGGCGTGATTGGCGGCCTATTCGATGGGTTGGTGAAGCGACCCGATCGCATTCAGCATTTAGCGATGGTCGGTGAACAGATTTTCGCGTCCACGCGTGGCGGAGGTCTTGTTCAATACGAGGCCGGGAAGAATCAGTGGAAAGAGATTTTTGAAAGCGATGCGATGAATCAAGATCGCATCGTCCCGCCCATCGTGTTGTCCGATTCGTCAATCGCGACGGCGCGAGTTCACGGCGGGCGATTCAATCCGTTTGGGTCGGGATCGTTGGATTTGCTGGTGCTTCGCGAGTCGGACGATTGGGTTGCGGAACCGAGTTTGCGATTGCCGACGGCAACGACATGGTTGTATCGAAGTGGCGACGAATCGGTATTGGCGTTGAATACGGGCGACTTATTGCAAACCACACAGTCAAGAATTTTAGGAGCGATCGGCGAACGGCCCGCCGGCAAAGAAATAGAGAGTGACAAAGACGAGGACGCGCCGATCGAAGAAGTCCAGTCGGCGTCGTGGTTGTCCAAGCTGACCAACATGATGGGCAGTGCGACCGAAGAATTCACTTCGGTGCTGCCCGAGCGAATGGCTGTCACGCCGCCTCGCGGAGTCGTGGTTTCATCGGACGGCATGTTCTTGATCACGCTCAGTCGGGGACGTTTGACCCGACTGGACGCGCCGGCCGATGGTGGAACGACACGACGGTGGACAGAATCAGTAACGCATTCGTTGGATGGCGAAGCATCCAAGCGAGGCGTGATAGCACTCGAAGGCAACGTCGTGTTGGTCACTCGCCAAGACGAACCCGTTGAATTATTTGACGCGACGACCCTGAAGACCCTGGGAAGTTTTGAATTGCCGGAGGGATTGATTCCCGTCGATGCGGCCGGAATGGGGGATGGCAAGCGGTTTGCGGTGGTCACCAGTGATGGGGAATGCCGGGTGGTTCAGCCAACCGGCGGCCAGGACGGTGTGATTTACCAGTTCAGCGACACGATCGGCCCCGGTGATGTCGAAGCAGTGGAGCTGAATCGGCGTGACGCAGCGATTTACCTTTCGCATCATGTCGACCAGATCGACATCCTTTCGGCTGATGACCTGAGCGTGACGCGCCGCATTCGCCCAGAATTGTCTCGTTGGCGATGGGTGGATCAAATGGTGATCACGCCGTTAAGAACAGTCATTCCGCAAACGGGCGAATTGGGCGAAACGATCGCCGCGATGGTCAGCGGCCAATCGGCAATCGCAATCAATCAACAAAGCGAAGATGAAGAATTGGTGCGATACAAAATCGCACGGCCCGTCTTCAGCTGTGCCGCCTTCATCGTCGTGATGTTGACCATCAGCTGCGTGTATTTTTCGACTCGCGACTTTTAG
- a CDS encoding ABC transporter ATP-binding protein, giving the protein MSQSNPAFGDVSVADKPSADKPSADVSNADAPIVQVRDLCKTYSGWSFRGRRDINALGGVSLEARAGDVFGLLGPNGAGKTTMIKILLGVVKPTSGSASMFGQRAGSTAARCRVGYLPESLRVDRHHTARTALGFYGRLSRMSSAEIDRRSDELLELVGLRGRDNESVRRFSKGMYQRLGLAQALMHDPDLLVLDEPTDGLDPVGRNEVRKVIERLRDLGKTIFLNSHILQEVEMVCSRVAIMAGGKLLAIGSIDELASPTDAANVLIDARAALGHGDSIHLPPEIDPATCSVIARVAGAATHRVTLLSPDQAAVDRLIDVLRQHGHSIVRLENKRPSLEDTFMRLVGQV; this is encoded by the coding sequence GTGAGTCAGTCGAACCCAGCGTTCGGTGATGTGTCGGTGGCCGATAAGCCCAGCGCCGATAAGCCCAGCGCCGATGTTTCCAACGCTGATGCGCCGATCGTCCAAGTCCGTGATCTGTGCAAGACGTATTCGGGGTGGTCGTTTCGAGGACGTCGCGACATCAACGCGCTCGGTGGCGTATCGTTGGAAGCTCGTGCCGGCGACGTCTTTGGATTGCTTGGCCCCAACGGCGCCGGCAAAACCACCATGATCAAAATATTGCTTGGCGTTGTGAAGCCGACCAGCGGATCGGCTTCGATGTTTGGTCAACGGGCCGGCAGCACTGCCGCCCGTTGTCGCGTCGGTTACTTGCCCGAGTCGTTGCGGGTCGATCGGCATCACACTGCGCGAACGGCGCTTGGATTTTATGGTCGACTCAGCCGTATGAGTTCCGCAGAAATCGATCGTCGTAGCGACGAGCTGTTGGAATTGGTGGGACTTCGCGGACGCGACAACGAGTCGGTTCGGCGATTCAGCAAAGGGATGTACCAACGGTTGGGACTGGCCCAAGCATTGATGCACGACCCGGATCTGTTGGTGTTGGATGAACCCACCGACGGTTTGGATCCGGTCGGACGCAACGAAGTCCGCAAAGTGATCGAACGTTTGCGAGACTTGGGAAAGACGATTTTCTTGAACAGCCATATTCTTCAAGAAGTCGAGATGGTGTGTTCTCGCGTTGCCATCATGGCGGGCGGAAAGCTTTTGGCGATTGGGTCGATCGACGAGTTGGCGTCACCGACCGATGCTGCCAACGTATTGATCGACGCGCGCGCCGCCCTGGGGCATGGGGATTCGATTCATTTGCCGCCCGAGATCGATCCGGCTACTTGTTCTGTGATCGCAAGGGTTGCGGGTGCGGCAACTCACCGGGTCACACTGCTGTCGCCCGACCAGGCTGCAGTCGACCGGTTGATCGATGTCCTGCGACAGCACGGCCACTCGATCGTGCGATTGGAAAACAAGCGTCCTTCACTCGAGGACACTTTTATGCGTTTGGTGGGCCAAGTCTGA
- a CDS encoding sensor histidine kinase, whose amino-acid sequence MLERRSLRAPITLGVVMIVMVVILAAVWILGNVLAATGNLGSRAVFGTILATGTLLIAGVLAGVIAYLTLTVKAFNLNRRQSNFIDAVTHELKSPIASLKLYLQTMARRTVDEQQQQDFHQFMLEDVERLDSLINHLLDAARIERGIEPADDELLRLDELLTKCGSAACMRYRLPPETVKLESEPVTMLSQLIQLEILFRNLIDNAVKYGGKPPEVLISVKVDPDRKVRVSITDNGAGIPANQRRKVFGRFVRLGNELERSTPGTGLGLYLVRTVTKSIGGSVRVCDRTEGTGTEFEVTLAGVVPPDPVDG is encoded by the coding sequence ATGCTGGAACGTCGATCCCTGAGAGCCCCCATCACCCTTGGCGTGGTGATGATCGTCATGGTTGTCATCCTGGCGGCCGTTTGGATCCTGGGCAATGTGTTGGCAGCAACGGGAAATCTGGGTTCGCGAGCCGTTTTCGGCACGATTCTGGCTACCGGGACGCTACTGATCGCCGGCGTCCTTGCGGGGGTAATTGCATACCTCACATTGACTGTCAAGGCATTCAATCTGAATCGTCGACAATCGAACTTCATCGACGCGGTGACCCATGAACTGAAAAGCCCGATCGCGTCCTTGAAGCTTTACCTACAAACGATGGCTCGCCGAACGGTGGACGAGCAACAGCAGCAGGATTTTCACCAGTTCATGCTCGAGGATGTCGAGCGACTCGATTCGCTGATCAACCACCTGCTGGACGCGGCTCGGATCGAGCGTGGGATCGAACCCGCCGACGACGAATTGCTTCGCCTGGACGAACTGTTGACCAAGTGCGGTTCGGCAGCCTGCATGCGTTATCGCTTGCCGCCCGAAACGGTGAAGTTGGAATCCGAGCCGGTGACCATGCTCAGCCAGTTGATCCAGCTAGAGATTTTGTTTCGAAACCTGATCGACAACGCCGTCAAATATGGTGGAAAACCACCCGAGGTCTTGATCTCGGTGAAAGTCGATCCGGATCGAAAGGTTCGCGTTTCGATCACTGACAACGGCGCCGGGATTCCGGCCAACCAACGGCGAAAGGTGTTTGGTCGGTTTGTCCGACTCGGCAACGAACTTGAACGAAGCACGCCGGGCACAGGTCTAGGGCTTTACCTTGTTCGTACGGTCACCAAGTCGATCGGCGGTTCGGTGCGTGTGTGCGATCGCACGGAAGGCACGGGGACCGAGTTCGAGGTCACGCTCGCAGGGGTTGTTCCGCCGGACCCGGTCGATGGTTAG
- a CDS encoding response regulator transcription factor, whose translation MRSHILVVEDEKHLGVGIKYNLEAEGYRVTLVEDGPTALRIVDNGSESIGLIVLDLMLPGMSGYTVCETIREAGIKIPVLMLSARTLAEDRTRGFDVGASQYMSKPFELDELLSRIKNLLQTSVQSTPPPAPKRIYEQISQVQFGNVDANFETHEVTVKGEIVRMTPKELKLLRYFVEHQGRVISRNELLTQVWELSGNLQTRAVDQFIARLRKIIEPDSTAPIHLLTIRDAGYRFVLEPVADLS comes from the coding sequence ATGCGTTCCCACATTTTGGTCGTCGAAGACGAGAAGCACCTCGGCGTCGGCATCAAATACAACTTGGAAGCCGAAGGCTATCGAGTGACGTTGGTCGAAGATGGGCCAACGGCGCTGCGGATCGTCGACAACGGCAGTGAGTCGATCGGCTTGATCGTTCTCGACTTGATGCTTCCCGGAATGAGCGGCTACACCGTTTGCGAAACGATTCGCGAGGCGGGAATCAAAATCCCAGTATTGATGTTGTCGGCCCGCACACTTGCCGAGGACCGCACACGAGGGTTCGATGTCGGCGCCAGCCAATACATGAGCAAGCCGTTCGAGTTGGACGAGTTGCTAAGCCGGATCAAGAATCTGTTGCAAACCAGTGTGCAGTCGACGCCCCCGCCCGCGCCCAAACGCATCTACGAACAGATCTCGCAGGTCCAGTTTGGGAACGTCGACGCAAACTTTGAAACACACGAAGTGACCGTCAAGGGCGAGATCGTGCGGATGACTCCGAAAGAACTGAAACTGCTTCGCTACTTTGTCGAACACCAAGGTCGCGTCATCAGCCGAAACGAGTTGCTGACACAGGTGTGGGAGCTTTCCGGCAATCTGCAAACGCGAGCCGTCGACCAGTTCATCGCCAGGTTGCGAAAGATCATCGAACCCGACAGCACCGCGCCGATCCATTTGTTGACGATCCGCGACGCGGGTTATCGATTCGTTCTAGAACCGGTTGCCGACCTATCCTGA
- a CDS encoding DUF1588 domain-containing protein, with product MTRSSMFPTLCWLAFVTVFVPVSNIGAEQPRTFESFAKPFLHHYCVDCHSSDTQEGNVALDGLVGVDVDNSALWKTIWEQVALKAMPPEGEEKPTLVERWELSTWITDQLQTAMQDRGGFHAHLKPDKGNHLDHGLLFGRIPEGLDPPSSPARLWRLHPQEHLTRLNGLINAEPAYDPKRPGLRTRGDHINPNEDGEVKVYYGLDRVIGWIGGTAAYAAAITGFPPVLTSENYHGLRSYADLYSVNGAEATQIANNAENILRFMAYGPDAEPYQFADDVREIDQKYKHGDLRGLAQSLFYGKSTKRPLTPVYDLMAEDGVTDERLVAAVDFLFESLTGRPPTKAETRQYLALVKDAIADLGKQEGVILGLAPIFLDRDALFRPELVEHGEPDEFGRIMLSGQELALAINAALSYIEPDEALKQAVATGRLKTREDVRREVDRMLTDDSFRKPRVLQFFREFFDYDRAGYVCKDTKAMLAAGADVKPQTHYRTMFNMTAHTDRLVELILNEDKDVLHELLTTDRVVFDPNQDAPYFGEFVSSDPPPKDPDKKNAKKASRRVTIDPAELPKGEPIHVRVAQVIKSAKTVRALTSLPVEQRRGILTHPSWLVSHTDAMDNHAIMRGRWVRERLLGDAVPDVPITVDAMLPAEPGQTLRHRMRVTREEYCWKCHQKMDPLGLPFEMYNHLGLYRTKEQDQPVDTRGEIIGSGDPDLDGPVDDALDMIDKLARSERVKQVFVRHAFRFWIGRNETINDAPVLQEAYRAYADNGGSMKSLIASLVTSDAYLFRKVETLRGQDRSATGSRTNR from the coding sequence ATGACCAGATCGTCGATGTTTCCAACGCTCTGTTGGCTGGCCTTCGTGACGGTATTTGTACCGGTGTCAAACATCGGTGCTGAGCAACCACGAACGTTCGAGTCGTTTGCGAAGCCATTCTTGCACCATTATTGCGTCGACTGCCACAGTTCGGATACGCAAGAAGGGAACGTTGCGCTGGATGGACTTGTCGGTGTCGACGTAGACAATTCGGCGCTTTGGAAAACGATCTGGGAACAGGTCGCGCTCAAGGCGATGCCACCGGAAGGTGAAGAAAAGCCGACGCTGGTCGAGCGATGGGAGCTGTCGACTTGGATCACGGACCAATTGCAAACGGCGATGCAAGATCGAGGCGGATTTCATGCTCATCTGAAACCGGACAAGGGCAACCATCTGGATCACGGTCTTCTGTTTGGTCGGATTCCCGAAGGACTGGATCCGCCGTCATCGCCGGCTCGCCTGTGGCGACTTCATCCCCAGGAACACCTGACGCGATTGAACGGACTGATCAATGCCGAACCCGCGTACGATCCGAAGCGGCCGGGGCTTCGAACTCGTGGCGACCACATCAATCCCAACGAAGACGGCGAAGTCAAAGTCTACTACGGCCTCGATCGTGTCATCGGATGGATCGGTGGTACGGCGGCTTATGCGGCGGCCATCACAGGCTTCCCACCGGTTCTGACATCAGAGAACTACCACGGTCTGCGCAGCTACGCCGATCTGTATTCGGTCAACGGAGCCGAGGCGACACAGATTGCCAACAACGCCGAGAATATTTTGCGGTTCATGGCTTACGGACCGGATGCAGAACCCTATCAGTTCGCCGACGACGTTCGCGAGATTGACCAGAAATACAAACACGGCGATCTTCGTGGCTTGGCCCAAAGTCTTTTCTATGGCAAGTCAACCAAGCGTCCACTGACACCCGTTTATGACTTGATGGCAGAGGACGGCGTCACAGACGAACGACTGGTTGCCGCCGTCGATTTTCTGTTTGAATCGCTAACCGGTCGGCCGCCGACGAAGGCCGAAACTCGGCAGTATTTGGCCCTTGTCAAAGATGCGATTGCCGACCTTGGAAAACAAGAAGGCGTGATCCTTGGCTTGGCGCCCATCTTCCTGGATCGTGACGCGTTGTTTCGGCCGGAACTTGTCGAGCATGGCGAGCCCGATGAATTCGGTCGAATCATGTTGAGTGGTCAGGAACTTGCATTAGCGATTAACGCGGCGCTCAGCTACATCGAACCCGATGAAGCATTGAAACAGGCCGTCGCCACAGGGCGATTGAAGACTCGCGAGGATGTACGCCGCGAAGTCGATCGGATGCTCACCGATGACAGTTTTCGTAAGCCACGCGTGCTTCAGTTCTTTCGCGAATTTTTCGACTACGACCGTGCGGGTTACGTTTGCAAAGACACCAAGGCGATGCTTGCCGCCGGCGCGGATGTGAAACCGCAAACGCATTACCGAACCATGTTCAACATGACGGCACACACCGATCGTTTGGTCGAATTGATCTTAAACGAAGACAAGGACGTTTTGCACGAGTTGTTGACGACGGATCGAGTCGTCTTCGATCCGAATCAAGACGCACCCTACTTTGGTGAATTCGTAAGCTCCGATCCGCCGCCGAAAGATCCTGATAAGAAGAACGCCAAAAAGGCGTCCCGACGCGTCACGATTGACCCGGCCGAACTCCCCAAAGGCGAACCGATTCACGTTCGTGTTGCTCAAGTCATCAAGAGCGCAAAGACGGTCCGAGCATTGACGTCGCTGCCGGTCGAGCAACGGCGAGGAATCTTGACGCATCCGAGTTGGTTGGTTTCCCACACCGACGCGATGGACAACCACGCCATCATGCGAGGCCGCTGGGTCCGCGAACGTCTACTCGGCGACGCGGTCCCCGATGTGCCGATTACGGTGGATGCGATGCTGCCGGCCGAACCGGGTCAAACGCTGCGACACCGGATGCGTGTCACGCGAGAGGAGTATTGCTGGAAGTGCCATCAAAAAATGGATCCACTCGGTCTGCCGTTCGAAATGTACAACCACCTTGGTTTGTATCGAACGAAAGAACAGGATCAACCGGTCGATACTCGCGGCGAGATTATCGGTAGCGGTGATCCCGATTTGGATGGTCCCGTCGACGACGCGCTGGACATGATCGACAAGTTGGCGCGCAGCGAACGGGTCAAGCAAGTCTTTGTGCGTCACGCCTTCCGATTTTGGATCGGCCGCAACGAGACCATCAACGATGCACCCGTCCTGCAGGAAGCTTACCGGGCGTACGCGGATAACGGCGGCAGCATGAAATCGCTGATCGCATCGTTGGTCACGTCCGACGCGTATCTGTTTCGCAAAGTCGAAACGTTGCGTGGTCAGGATAGGTCGGCAACCGGTTCTAGAACGAATCGATAA